In Poecilia reticulata strain Guanapo linkage group LG17, Guppy_female_1.0+MT, whole genome shotgun sequence, the following proteins share a genomic window:
- the gtf2b gene encoding transcription initiation factor IIB: MASTSRGESLALPKVHCPNHPDALLVEDYRAGDMICPECGLVVGDRVIDVGSEWRTFSNEKALKDPSRVGDAQNPLLNGGDLTTMISRGTGAASFDEFGNSKYQNRRTMSSSDRAMLNAFKEISTMADRINLPRNIVDRTNNLFKQVYEQKSLKGRANDAIASACLYIACRQEGVPRTFKEICAVSRISKKEIGRCFKLILKALETSVDLITTGDFMSRFCSNLGLPKQVQMAATFIARKAVELDLVPGRSPISVAAAAIYMASQASAEKKTQKEIGDIAGVADVTIRQSYRLIYPRAAELFPPDFKFDTPVDKLPQL, translated from the exons ATGGCGTCAACGAGTCG TGGAGAATCTCTGGCCTTACCCAAAGTTCACTGTCCCAACCATCCTGATGCGTTACTGGTGGAGGACTACAGAGCAGGCGACATGATTTGTCCTGAATGTGGCCTTGTTGTTG GTGACCGTGTGATCGACGTGGGCTCTGAGTGGAGGACGTTTTCTAATGAGAAGGCTCTCAAAGATCCATCCAGAGTGGGAGACGCCCAGAACCCCCTGCTCAACGGAGGAGACCTGACCACCATGATCAGCAGG GGAACGGGCGCGGCCAGCTTTGACGAGTTCGGCAACTCAAAGTACCAGAACCGGCGGACCATGAGCAGCTCTGACCGGGCCATGCTGAACGCCTTCAAAGAGATCAGCACCATGGCGGATCGCATCAACCTGCCGAGAAACATCGTA GACAGAACGAACAACCTGTTCAAGCAGGTTTATGAGCAGAAGAGTCTGAAGGGGCGAGCCAACGACGCCATCGCCTCAGCCTGCCTCTACATCGCCTGCAGACAAGAGGGCGTACCAAGGACATTTAAAG AGATCTGCGCCGTCTCCAGGATCTCAAAGAAGGAGATCGGCAGGTGCTTCAAGCTGATCCTGAAGGCTCTGGAGACCAGCGTGGACCTCATCACCACAGGAGACTTCATGTCCCGCTTCTGCTCCAACCTGGGCCTGCCGAAGCAGGTGCAAATGGCCGCCACCTTCATCGCCAGGAAAGCGGTGGAGCTGGACCTGGTGCCCGGCAGGAGCCCCATCTCGGTGGCCGCTGCAGCCATCTACATGGCCTCCCAGGCCTCCGCTGAGAAGAAGACCCAGAAAG AAATCGGCGATATCGCTGGCGTTGCCGACGTCACCATCAGACAGTCCTACCGACTCATCTACCCACGCGCAGCAGAACTTTTCcctccagactttaagtttgaCACGCCTGTTGATAAACTGCCTCAACTGTGA